In one window of Tenacibaculum mesophilum DNA:
- a CDS encoding universal stress protein, whose protein sequence is MKIKNILVALDLSELDVTLIKYCSMLAKNHETENVYFIHNVKKYEISNLFSEQLENISIEDIIEEELDNSINKHFDADCNYELLVSDDAYTESLISYVANKYHADLIILGNKNTYKGSGSVSGKLLRMAKCNILSIPKEANLNPENLMIATDFSSASLKAFNTASSINKKKEQPTLKVLNVFKIPQLFFPYIKIDKAREKVEKHVSLQFEKLLNKTKASNVETIKASAGDDSIPEKIRAIAEKDKTDILFVADKGHNNFTSLLVGSVTEELFTQDLHIPLWVVKHYIAS, encoded by the coding sequence ATGAAAATTAAAAATATACTAGTTGCCTTAGATCTTTCCGAACTAGATGTTACACTTATTAAGTATTGTAGCATGCTTGCAAAAAACCATGAAACAGAGAATGTATATTTTATTCATAATGTAAAAAAGTATGAAATAAGCAACTTATTTTCTGAACAGTTAGAAAACATTAGTATTGAAGATATTATTGAAGAGGAGTTAGACAACAGCATCAACAAACATTTTGATGCCGATTGTAATTATGAGTTATTAGTTTCTGACGATGCTTATACAGAGAGCTTAATTAGCTATGTTGCTAATAAATATCATGCTGATTTAATTATTTTAGGTAATAAAAACACCTACAAAGGATCTGGATCGGTTTCAGGAAAACTATTACGAATGGCAAAATGCAATATTCTTTCCATTCCTAAAGAAGCCAATCTAAATCCAGAAAACCTAATGATTGCAACCGATTTTTCTTCGGCCTCTCTTAAAGCTTTCAACACCGCTTCTTCCATTAACAAAAAGAAAGAGCAACCTACATTAAAAGTATTAAATGTTTTTAAAATCCCTCAGTTATTTTTTCCTTACATTAAAATAGATAAAGCTCGCGAAAAAGTGGAAAAACACGTTAGCTTGCAATTTGAGAAACTACTTAATAAAACAAAAGCTTCAAACGTAGAAACAATAAAAGCTTCTGCTGGTGATGACAGTATTCCTGAAAAAATAAGAGCTATTGCAGAAAAAGACAAAACTGATATTTTATTTGTAGCAGATAAAGGGCATAATAACTTCACTTCTCTTTTAGTAGGAAGTGTAACAGAAGAGTTATTTACACAAGATTTACATATTCCTTTATGGGTTGTAAAACACTATATTGCCTCATAA
- a CDS encoding BCCT family transporter: protein MKKAKKIIRSDERKSIFGLNVNGPVFFTSSIVIILSVALTLLFKERAQSYFDITQNFIANKTGWLFILAVNIFVAFMLYLAFSKYGSLRIGGAKAKPEFSTTSWFSMLFSAGMGIGLLFWSIAEPVYHFSSPPLADPNTAAAAKEAMNVTFLHWGLHAWGIYALVGLSLAYFTYSRGLPLTIRSVFYPFLGDRIHGRIGDIIDIFAVLATVFGLATSLGLGVKQVAAGLEHVFGLNSGISLQIWLIVGITLIATISVISGVDKGVKFLSEMNMRIAVLLLLAVVILGPTIFILKSFVQNTGSYANDLISLSTWAEAYTGTEWQNSWTIFYWGWWIAWSPFVGMFIARVSKGRTIREFILGVLIVPTLITLFWITAFGATSLHEILGGDTTIADGVNDNVATALFVFLEDFPFSMALNIIAIVLIASFFVTSSDSGSLVVDSLTSGGKIDAPVGQRIFWALAEGAVAAVLLLGGGLKALQTASIATGLPFTLLLLLMCYSLFKGLKEDYKEHLKRLNQKEKEEYQETVKRLIDSKKQKS from the coding sequence ATGAAGAAAGCAAAAAAAATAATTAGAAGTGACGAACGGAAATCAATTTTTGGACTCAATGTTAACGGACCTGTATTCTTCACATCTTCAATTGTAATTATACTTAGTGTAGCTTTAACTTTGCTTTTTAAAGAAAGAGCTCAATCATATTTTGATATAACACAAAATTTTATAGCTAACAAAACTGGTTGGCTATTTATCTTGGCGGTAAATATTTTTGTTGCGTTTATGCTTTACTTAGCTTTTAGTAAATACGGAAGCTTACGTATTGGTGGAGCAAAAGCTAAACCAGAGTTCTCAACCACTTCTTGGTTCTCAATGCTCTTTAGTGCTGGTATGGGTATTGGATTACTCTTTTGGAGTATTGCTGAACCTGTTTATCATTTTTCTTCTCCTCCTTTAGCTGACCCTAATACAGCTGCTGCTGCCAAAGAAGCCATGAATGTTACTTTTTTACATTGGGGATTACATGCTTGGGGTATTTACGCTTTGGTGGGGTTATCTTTAGCTTATTTTACGTATTCCAGAGGACTTCCTTTAACAATCCGCTCTGTTTTCTACCCATTTTTAGGAGATAGAATTCATGGTAGAATTGGTGATATTATAGACATTTTTGCTGTTTTAGCTACTGTTTTTGGTTTGGCAACCTCTCTTGGCCTAGGTGTTAAACAAGTTGCCGCAGGTTTAGAGCATGTTTTTGGTTTAAATTCAGGAATTTCGCTACAAATATGGTTAATTGTAGGAATTACATTAATTGCTACCATTTCTGTAATCTCAGGAGTTGACAAAGGTGTTAAATTTTTAAGTGAAATGAATATGCGCATTGCAGTACTTTTATTACTTGCTGTAGTAATTCTAGGGCCTACTATTTTCATTTTAAAGTCATTTGTACAAAATACAGGTAGTTATGCAAATGATTTAATTAGCCTTTCCACATGGGCTGAAGCTTATACTGGAACAGAATGGCAAAACTCATGGACTATTTTTTATTGGGGATGGTGGATTGCTTGGTCTCCTTTCGTAGGTATGTTTATTGCCCGTGTTTCTAAAGGAAGGACTATTAGAGAGTTTATTCTTGGAGTATTGATTGTTCCTACATTGATTACCTTATTTTGGATTACGGCTTTTGGAGCAACCTCGTTACATGAGATTTTAGGTGGAGATACAACTATTGCAGACGGTGTAAATGACAATGTTGCTACCGCTCTTTTTGTCTTCTTAGAAGATTTCCCTTTTTCCATGGCACTAAATATTATCGCTATTGTACTTATTGCTAGTTTCTTTGTTACCTCATCAGATTCTGGTTCTTTAGTGGTAGATAGTTTAACTTCTGGAGGAAAAATTGACGCCCCAGTAGGTCAACGAATATTTTGGGCACTTGCAGAAGGTGCTGTGGCTGCCGTTTTATTATTAGGAGGTGGCTTAAAAGCTCTTCAAACAGCATCTATTGCAACCGGACTTCCTTTTACCTTACTTTTGTTATTAATGTGCTATTCTCTTTTTAAAGGATTAAAAGAAGATTATAAAGAACATCTCAAACGTCTAAACCAAAAAGAAAAGGAAGAATACCAGGAAACTGTGAAAAGATTAATAGATTCGAAAAAACAAAAATCTTAA
- a CDS encoding polyprenyl synthetase family protein, producing MDILSYQSDFITFLESQKFTKEPKNLYQPIDYILRLGGKRIRPVLTLIAADIFSNNYQKALPAAFAVEVFHNFTLVHDDIMDDAPLRRGKETVHEKWNINTGILSGDAMLILAYQYFENYEPEVFQKLAQLFSKTALEVCDGQQLDVDFETRNDVTINEYIEMITLKTSVLVAAALKMGAIVAKADEEQAQHLYNYGLNLGIAFQLQDDYLDTFGDPDSFGKQVGGDIIENKKTYLYLKALEVANSSDKENLLDLYNRKQKNNTEKVAIVSSIFRKNNIPEETHKLIEYYTDKSFESLNHLNISDQHKEGLRTFGKNLMSRKV from the coding sequence TTGGACATATTATCATATCAATCAGACTTTATAACTTTTTTAGAATCTCAGAAGTTTACAAAAGAACCTAAAAATCTTTATCAACCAATAGATTACATCTTGAGATTAGGAGGAAAAAGAATTCGCCCAGTCTTAACTTTAATTGCTGCTGATATTTTTTCTAATAACTATCAAAAAGCTCTACCTGCTGCATTTGCTGTTGAAGTTTTTCATAACTTCACTTTAGTACATGATGACATAATGGATGATGCTCCTTTAAGAAGAGGAAAGGAAACTGTACACGAAAAATGGAATATAAATACAGGTATTTTATCTGGTGATGCTATGCTTATTTTGGCATACCAATATTTTGAAAATTATGAGCCTGAAGTTTTTCAAAAGCTTGCACAATTATTTAGCAAAACTGCTTTAGAGGTTTGTGACGGTCAGCAATTAGACGTTGACTTTGAAACTAGAAATGATGTAACCATTAATGAGTACATTGAAATGATTACATTAAAAACATCTGTTTTAGTTGCTGCTGCTTTAAAAATGGGCGCTATTGTTGCTAAAGCTGACGAAGAACAAGCTCAACATTTATACAATTACGGTTTAAATTTAGGAATCGCTTTTCAACTACAAGACGATTATTTAGACACCTTTGGTGATCCAGATTCTTTTGGAAAACAAGTAGGAGGAGATATTATCGAAAATAAGAAAACATATCTTTATTTAAAAGCTTTAGAAGTTGCAAATAGTTCTGACAAAGAAAATTTACTAGATCTTTACAATAGAAAGCAAAAAAATAACACTGAAAAAGTAGCTATTGTTTCATCTATTTTTAGGAAAAACAACATCCCAGAAGAAACACACAAACTTATTGAGTACTACACAGATAAGTCTTTCGAAAGCTTAAATCACCTTAACATTTCTGATCAACATAAAGAAGGGTTACGTACTTTTGGAAAAAATTTAATGAGCAGAAAAGTGTAA
- a CDS encoding TetR/AcrR family transcriptional regulator, whose translation MRNKIINKAGEMFLTLGFKSTTMDDIAKELGMSKKTLYKYFSNKTALVDASTESVHNTISETIEMVKSQNYNAVEEEFAVKAIFKEMFKNAKTSPMYQLKKYYPETYTKLIEREVCMFRDCNVDNLKKGVEQGLYRTNIKGDLLVNFYFTLVFGVFESELYSNDMQEVMEIEYEILEYHIRAIATPKGVKELEKQLKNINKN comes from the coding sequence ATGAGAAATAAAATAATTAATAAAGCAGGAGAAATGTTTTTAACCTTAGGGTTTAAAAGCACAACGATGGATGATATAGCGAAAGAACTTGGCATGTCTAAAAAAACATTATACAAGTACTTTTCAAATAAAACAGCTTTGGTAGATGCTAGCACAGAATCGGTTCATAATACAATAAGTGAAACGATTGAGATGGTCAAAAGCCAAAATTACAATGCTGTAGAAGAGGAGTTTGCTGTGAAGGCAATTTTTAAAGAAATGTTTAAAAATGCAAAAACTTCCCCTATGTACCAACTAAAAAAATACTATCCAGAAACCTATACAAAACTAATAGAACGAGAAGTTTGTATGTTTAGAGATTGTAACGTAGATAATTTAAAAAAGGGAGTTGAACAAGGTTTGTACCGAACAAACATAAAAGGAGACCTTTTAGTAAATTTTTACTTTACATTAGTTTTTGGTGTGTTTGAAAGTGAATTGTACAGCAACGATATGCAAGAGGTTATGGAAATTGAATATGAAATTTTAGAATATCATATTAGAGCGATAGCGACTCCAAAAGGAGTAAAAGAATTAGAGAAACAATTAAAAAACATAAACAAAAACTAA
- a CDS encoding TolC family protein: MRKYIYSVFVFFFTGYIIAQEKEMSLSMQEAIDYAIKNSYDNKVSLNDIEAAKKKKWETTTIGLPQINGKVEYQNWLKQQVSLLPVAAFDNTQSTIDVVEEYFDGVIRNGKQVVTPTGFVPLRFGTKQTMNASVTLTQLLFDGSYLVGLQSAKTYLKISEQAKVKTELATREAVINAYGNVLVTEKSIEILENNKKILEKNLNETQKTYDNGLTELENVEQLQITLGNVESNLRNAERLKEIAYQMLNVSLGNSIETKLTLTSSLDNLVIDNTDLSLLATQFNIDNHIDFKIAQNDRESKRLLMKLEQSKALPSLSAFINYGANANSDDFNFLERNQKWFDYSLFGVTLNVPIFSSLGRSSRTAQAKIALENADIRLEEAKQKLNLQVQRAKSEYQLGIENYETAKKNLALAERIEKKQQVKFFEGISSSFDLLQAQNQLYTQQNNYVQSMLNVIAKKAQLENALNIPLK; the protein is encoded by the coding sequence ATGAGGAAATACATATATAGTGTATTTGTGTTCTTTTTTACAGGGTATATAATTGCTCAAGAAAAAGAAATGAGTTTATCAATGCAAGAGGCAATTGATTATGCTATAAAGAACAGTTACGATAATAAAGTATCTTTAAACGATATTGAAGCAGCTAAGAAGAAAAAATGGGAAACTACTACTATTGGTTTACCACAAATAAACGGGAAAGTAGAATATCAAAATTGGCTAAAACAACAGGTGTCTTTATTACCAGTAGCAGCTTTTGATAATACTCAAAGCACAATAGATGTGGTAGAGGAATATTTTGATGGAGTAATTAGAAACGGAAAACAAGTTGTAACTCCAACAGGATTCGTTCCTTTAAGGTTTGGAACAAAACAAACAATGAATGCTTCAGTAACATTAACACAGCTGTTATTTGACGGGTCATATTTAGTAGGGCTGCAATCAGCAAAAACATACTTGAAAATTTCAGAACAAGCAAAGGTAAAAACAGAGTTAGCAACACGCGAAGCTGTTATTAATGCTTATGGAAATGTATTAGTTACAGAAAAGTCAATTGAAATCTTAGAAAATAACAAAAAGATATTAGAGAAAAACTTGAATGAAACCCAGAAAACCTATGACAATGGGTTAACAGAATTAGAAAACGTAGAGCAATTACAAATTACTTTAGGTAATGTTGAGAGTAACTTAAGAAACGCTGAACGATTAAAAGAAATAGCATACCAAATGCTGAATGTTTCTTTAGGAAACTCGATTGAAACAAAATTAACACTAACTTCTTCCTTAGATAATCTGGTTATTGATAATACCGATTTAAGTTTATTAGCTACTCAATTTAATATTGATAATCATATAGATTTTAAAATTGCTCAAAATGATAGAGAAAGTAAGCGTTTGCTAATGAAGTTGGAGCAGAGTAAAGCTTTACCAAGCTTATCAGCGTTTATAAACTATGGAGCTAATGCCAATTCAGACGATTTTAATTTCTTAGAGAGAAATCAAAAGTGGTTTGACTATTCGTTATTTGGAGTAACCTTAAATGTGCCTATTTTTAGTAGTTTGGGAAGAAGTTCAAGAACAGCGCAAGCAAAAATAGCATTGGAAAATGCAGACATTCGATTAGAAGAAGCAAAGCAAAAGTTAAACTTACAAGTACAAAGAGCTAAAAGCGAGTATCAATTAGGAATTGAAAATTACGAAACAGCGAAGAAAAACTTAGCATTAGCTGAACGAATAGAAAAAAAGCAACAAGTAAAGTTTTTTGAAGGGATTTCTTCAAGCTTCGATTTACTACAAGCACAAAATCAGTTATACACACAGCAAAACAATTACGTACAATCAATGTTGAACGTAATTGCTAAGAAAGCACAATTAGAAAACGCATTAAACATACCACTAAAATAA